The following is a genomic window from Halobacterium sp. R2-5.
CGCCAGCGCCGCCAGCACGTCGATTCTCTCGACCCATTCACCAATGATTCAGCGTAACTCAGAATCCGACAGTACAGCCGTCGAAACGCGCGCGAGCACCAGAGGATGCTATTCGGGCGGTCCCACTCCATTCAAGTCAGCAGCGTCGCGTGTCGCCGTTTGTCGGCGGTTTCGTAAAGACAAACAGCGCCGGGTCTCGCTGGATACGTTGGCGACGGCGTGGTCGAAGCGTCAGTCGGAGAACGCGAGTTCGCCGTCGTGAGCGACAGTGATCTCGTGGCCGGCGTACGTGAACGAGATCGCGCCGTTGTCCATCGTTTCGACGAGCGAATCGAGCACTTCGGGGTCGATTGTATCGTAGAGCGGTGGCAGGTCCACCGGGTCGCTGTCGGTCTGCGCTGCTACCGCGTCGAGAATCCGGTTCGAGGGCGTCCCGGCCGCACCGGACGAGAGTGAGACGTTCACACGCAACGGAAATCGCCCCGTTACTTAACGACTAGCCTATTTTTCTCACCCGGTTAATCAAAAACACGCGGTTCGTCAAAGTGTGCAGTGGTTAACCGTAGTGGCGGCGTAGAGACGGTGTGAACACTTCTGGCACGCAGTTGTCCGTAGACGACGTCCTCGCTGCTCTGAGCAACGTCCAGCGCCGCGAACTGCTGGACTCGCTGCTGGCCGATTCGCCGCCCGACGGCGCGACGAACGGTGTCGCCGTCGACGTCGACGTGTCGATGCACCACGTCCACCTGCCGAAGCTCGTCGACTACGGGCTCGTCGAGTGGGACGAGGAGACGGACCGGGTCACGCGAGGCGCGAACTTCGAGGACGCGGCGGAGATTCTGGAACTGCTCGACGAGAACGCCGACGTACCTCCGACGGTCGAAGCGACCCTCTGAGCGAGCGCGGCGGCCGCCCGGGGAGAACGACTTTACTCCCGTGCCGCCAACGCGTAGACATGAGCGACCTGTCCCCGACTGACGTGGCGCCCGCGTGGGTCTGGCTGGCGACGGCCGTCTGCGGCGTGCTCGCGGTGGCGGTGCACGTCGCGGGCGGCGCGGCCTACGAGACGCCCGTGGGCGTGCTGACCGGCGCGACGGTCGCGGGCGTTCTGTACCTGCTCTACCGCTGGGGCCAGCTTCGGGAGACGCCGACCAGCGAGAAGAGCGAGAAGGACAAGGAGATGGAAGCGGAGGCGGGCGGCTACGGCGGCAACGGCGGCGGGATGTAGCTACTCGACGCGGACGACGTCGTAGACGCCGACCATCTCCGTCTCCTCGACGCGCGCCGTGAGCTCGTCGCCCTCCTCTGGGGCGTCGTCGGCGACGAGCGTGACCGCCTCGATGGGCTTGCGCAGCAGGAACGACTTGATGCGCTCGGGCCACGACGGCGCGCCGCCCCTCCGGCAGACGAGCACGTACCGGGAGGCCGCGAGCTCGCGCAGCCCCGGCTGGAGTTCGTGGTCGTCTACTTCCTCCGGCGGGACGACGGCGAGCACCTGCGTGTGGAGCGTCTCGGGCACACCCGACGGGAGGTCCTCGACGGGAATGAGTCTTGCTCGAACGCGGCGCTTTTCCGGGCGACGCGAGACGCCCCGGTATGGTCGGTTCGTCGATCCTCGTCGCGGTCGCGGCGCTCGTGCTGTACGGCGCGTGGGCGGTCACGGCAGGGGTGGCGACGCGGAGCGTGACGCCGCTGAACGCCGTGTTCGTGTCGTACGTCGCGGGCATCGCGGTCGTCGGCGCGTACGTCCTGTTCACGCGCCGCCCGGTCACCGGCTCGCGCGTCGACCTCGCGTTCGCGGCCGTGTCCGGCGTCTGTCTGGCCGCGGGCACCGTCGGCTTCTACGCGGCGCTCGCACGCGGCAGCATGCCCGTCGTCTCCGCCATCGTGGCGCTGTACTTCGTGATCCCCGCGGTCGTCGGCGTGCTCTACTTCGACGCCGCGCTCTCGGCGACGAACGTCGCGGGGCTCGCGCTCGCCGTCGCGGCGGTCGTGCTCGTCGCGTCCTGACCGGGAGCCCTCTTATACGCGGGTGCGAACATCATCCGGGTAGCTCCCAGTTCCTGGAAACGTGTGAGACGGTTCTTGGAGAGGGCGTGTAGAGCCTCCGCTGACGGTCGAATCACGCGAGAGACGACGGCGGGCGGCGACGGCGGTGTGGGTCGCCGCCCGCACGGACGGAGGCTCACACATGCCAGACCCAGACGACAACCCCGTATCGTTCGACGACGACGAGCGAGAGCGCATGGAACGCCTGCTCGACGACACCGAGTACGACACGGAACTCGGCGTCGAGATGGCGAAAGACGCCCAGCGCGTCGCCGCGGGCGAACTGAGCGAGGCGGAGTTCTACCGCCAGTACCACGACGACGTTCTCGAGGAGTTCGGCGAGGACGACCGCGAGCTCACGGGCCTGCTCGACGACGCCGGCGGCGACGGCTTCGGCGACCGGCTCTCCGGGCTCGCCGACGACGAGGGACTCTCCCGGCGCGAGGTGCTGAAGAAGGGCGGCGCCGCGGCGGTCGCGCTCGGGCTGTTCGCGAGCGCGGACGCCGAGAACGCGGCCGCCGCCCAGGACGACGAGGGCGAGGGCACCCGCTACGGGATGACTATCAACCTCAACAACTGTGACGGCTGTCTCGCCTGCGTCGTCGCGTGCAACGAGGAGCACAACACCTCCGCGGGCGCGAACTGGATGTACGTGTTCACGTACGAGGACGAGGACCAGGACGACGAGAACTTCCTCGTGCGGCCGTGCCAACACTGCACGGACTCGCCGTGTACGAAGGTGTGTCCGGTCGGCGCGCGGCACACCCGCGAGCAGGACGGCCTCGTGCTCACGGACTACGACATCTGCATCGGCTGCCGGTACTGCGAGGTGTCGTGTCCGTACGGCGTGAACTACTTCCAGTGGGGCGAGCCCGACGTCCCGGAGAGCGAGATCGACGACGACCACCAGATAGACGAGCGCGGCCGCTGGGTCGGCTCCCGGCCGCCGCAGGGCGTGATGGGCAAGTGCACGTTCTGCGTCGACCGCCAGGACGGCCAGATGGGCGAGGAGAAGGTCGGCACCACCGCCTGCGAGGAGGCGTGCGCGATGGACGCCATCCACTTCGGGGACATGAACGACCCGGAGAGCGCGCCCAACCAACACCTCCGGGAGTACCGCGAGAGCCAGGAGAACGACCAGTCGTTCCCCAACCGCAAGGACCACACCGTCTCCACGTTCAAACTCATGGAGGAGCGCGGCACGGACCCGAACGTCCACTACATCGGGAACGAGCCGTCGCCGCACGCCGAACAGGTCGACGGCCCCGTGACGTACGAGGACGCCGGCATCGTCGACAACCGCAAGGAGGAGGTGCTCGACAACGGCGCGATGGCCAACACGGAGGGCGAAGAGGCATGACGAGCGCCGACCGCAGACGCCCCGACCGCGTCGAGCGCGACGACGAGCCGAGACGCGTCGCCGCGAACGGAGGTGAACGGCCGTGAGCGTCGACGTCACCGGCGTCGGTCGCGACACGCTCGTGCGGCCGATACAGACGTTCTCGAAGCAGTACGTCGCCGCCTTCCTGCTGGCGGTCGCGGGCGTCGGCGTCTGGCTGTTCTTCTACGTCCAGCAGCTCGAACACGGCCTCGTCGTCACTCACCTCGGCGACTGGGGGTCCGGCGGCGGCGTCCCGTGGGGGCTGTACATCGGCGCGTTCATCTGGTGGGTCGGCATCGCCCACGGCGGCATCATCCTCTCCGCCGCCGTCCGACTGCTCGGCATGGACGACTACCAGCCCGTCGCGCGGATGGCCGAACTGCTCACCATCGCCGCGCTCACCTGCGCCGGCCTCTACATCCTCATCCACGTCGGCCGGCCGGACCGCCTCGTCACGAGCGTGCTGCCCGCGTGGCCGACCCGCGTCCAGTGGTCGCCGCTCGTCTGGGACGTCACCGTCATCACCGCGTACTTCGTGCTGACGGCGACGTACCTGCTGTTGACGATTCGGTACGACGTCCACCGGCTGCGCGACCGCCTCCCCGACCGCTTCGAGCCGCTGTACAGGGCGCTGCTGGTCGGGTACAGCGGGAAGGAGGACGCGGTCGTCGAGCGCATGGTGTGGTGGCTCGCGTTCGCCATCATCATCATGGCGCCGCTGCTGCTCCACGGCGGCGTCATCCCGTGGCTGTTCGCCCTGCTGCCGTCGATGGCCGGCTGGGCGGGCGGCGTCCAGGGGCCGTCGTTCCTCTCCATCGCGCTGACCTCGGCGGTCAGCGGCATCATCATCATCGCCGCGGCGTTCCGGTACGCCTACGACTGGCAGGAGCTCATCCCGGAGCAGGTGTTCTACGGCCTCTCGAAGTGGCTGGGGTTCTTCGGACTGCTCTTCCTCTGGCTGCAGCTCCAGCAGGTCATCACGGGCATCTTCGCCGCGCCGACCACGCTCCAGCACGCCACCGAAGTCAAGATCGCGACGCCCGTCTACTGGGTCGCCATCGGGCTCGTCGTCGCCGCGGAGCTGTACATCTTCGCGTCCGCGCTGAAAGCGTCGCTGTTCTCGATTCCGCGCATCGTCACGGTCTCCGTGCTGGTGCTCGTCGGCACCCTCATCGAGAAGACGCTGTTCGTCGTCGAGGGGCTCCAGCACGCGCACTTCCAGCTGTACGACGCCGTCCCCGGCGTCTACGTCCCGTCGCCCGTGGAGCTGTCCTCGCTCGTGGGCGCGGTGAGTATCGTCGTGCTGTTCTTCCTCGCCGTCTCGAAGGTGATTCCGGTGGTGGAACTGCACGCCATCGAGGACGACCACGAGGAGGTGACCGAGTGATGCTGCCGCTGTCGTCGGCGCCGTACACGCTGCCGTTCGTCGGCCCGGGCACGTACCTCATCTTCGGCATCGTGCTCGCGCCCGTCTACGTGATGCTCGCCGCGTGGTACCTCGGCGAACCCAGCGACCGCCGCACCGCGCTGCTCGGCGTCACGTACCTCGCCGGCCTGACGACCGCGCTGTGGGGCGGCCTGTTCGTCGCCACGATGGTCATCAAGGTCGCGTTCTTCTAGGACCGCCAGCCACCCGCGCCGGGGGGTGCGGACCCCGGCACCACCCAACCACCATGACCACTGCACCCGAACTCCGAGCACGACTCGCCGACGTGGAGGACCCGCTGAACGACGACGACATCGTCTCGATGGGGCTCGTCAACGACGTCACCGTCAACGAGGACACCGCCCGCGTCTCGCTGGCGTTCAACGCGCCGTACTCGCCCGCCGAAATCGACATCGGCAACGACATCCGCGAGGTCGTCGAGGACGCCGACCTCGAACCCGACCTGCGCGCGAACGTCGGCGACGAGCACGGCTTCGACGACGAGGTTCTGCCCGGCGTGAAGAACGTCGTCGCGGTCGCGTCCGGGAAGGGCGGCGTCGGGAAGACGACGGTCGCCGCGAACCTCGCGGCCGGCCTGAACGACCGCGGCGCGCGCGTCGGCATCCTCGACGCGGACGTCCACGGGCCGAACGTCCCCCGCATCCTCCCGACCGAGAACGAGCCCGGCGTCACGCCGAACGAAGACATCGTGCCGCCGCGCTCCGACGGCGTGATGGTGATGAGCACCGACCACCTGATGCCCGACGGCGACGAACCCGCAGTGATGCGCGGGCCGATGGTGAACAACGTGATGATGAAGTTCATCAACGAGGTCCAGTGGGGACGGCTGGACTACCTCGTCGTCGACCTCCCGCCGGGGACGGGCGACGCGTCGCTGAACCTCCTGCAGACGCTGCCCGTCGCGGGCGTCGTGGTCGTCACGACCCCGCAGGAGATGGCGGTCGCGGACGCCCGGAAGGGCCTGAAGCTGTTCGCCGAGCACGACGCGCCCGTCCTCGGCGTCGTCGAGAACATGTCCGCGTACCACTGCCCGAACTGCGACGACGTCCACGACGTGTTCGGTAGCGGCGGGGCACAGGAGATTCACGAGGACTACGACGTGCCCGTGCTCGCCGAGCTCCCCGTCCACCCGGACTTCGGGGAGACCGGCGGCCCGACGATTCGCGAGGTGGACAGCGCCGTCCGGGACGACCTCTTCGAGTTCGTGGACGCGACCGCCGACCGCGTCGGCGAAATCAACCGCCGGAAGGTCGCCGAGCACGTCGAAGAACGCGGCGACGACGTGCCCGAGGAAGCAGACGCGCCCGCCGGCTCGCCGTAGACCGGTCAGTCCGCGGACTCGACGCCCCGGACTTCGAAGCGCGCGCCGGAACCGCTGTTCGCCGCGGCGGTGACCGAGACGTCCCAGCCGTGCGCGGACGCGATGGTGTCGACGATGGAGAGCCCGAGTCCGGTGCCGTCGCTGGTCGTGTACCCCATCTCGAAGACGCCGTCGCGGTGCTCGGCGGGGATGCCGGGGCCGTCGTCCTCCACGTAGAACCCCGACCCGTCGTCGAGGACGCCGACCTGCACGGTGACCGTCGGGCCGCCGTGCTCGACGCTGTTGCGGTAGAGGTTCTCCAGCAACTGGACGACCCGGTCGGCGTCCGCGTCGAACGCGAGGTCGGCGTCGACGACGAGCGTCGCGCGCTCGGCGGCGACGGACGCCCACGCCGTCTCGGCTAGCGACGCCAGCGACGCCCGCGAGCGCTCGCCGATGTCCTCGCCCTCGCGAGCGAGCATCAGCACGCCCTCGATGATCTGCTCCATGCGGTCGAGCGCGCGCGCCGCCGCGTCGAGGTGTTCGCTGGCGTGGCGCTCGCGCTCCAGGTCCACGCGGCCCGCGGCGACGTTCAGGGGATTACGGAGGTCGTGACTGACGACGCTCGCGAACTGCCCGAGGCGCTCGTTCTGCCGTTGAATCTGGCGGCGCGCGTCCTCCTCGCTGGTGACGTCGTTCACCACGACCATCTCCCCGACGCGCGTCCCGCCGAACGTGAACGGCGTCGCGGACACCTGGTAGTACCGCGTCTCGCCGCCGCGGGCGAGTTCGAGGACGTCCTGCTCGCCGCCGAGCCGCGCGGCGACCGCGGGCACCACCGCCGAGAGCGGCTGGCCGGTCGCACCGTCGAGGTCGGGGAACAGCGCTACCGCGCGCTCGTTGGCGTCCCTGACGTCGCCCTCGTCGGTGAGGAAGACCACCGCGTCCTCGACGTCGCCGGCGAGCTGGACGGCCTGGAAGCGGTCGAGGAAGACGAACAGCACGCCCAGCGCGAACGCCGCGACGCCCAGCGACTCGTAGCTGAGTTCGGGGAGCACCGACGTCGACGCGCCGATTACGTCGGCGGCGACCGGGAGACCCGTGACGGCGACGAGCGCGAGCAGCGGGCGCGTGTCGTAGCCCGTCTGCCCGAGCAGCTCGAACAGCATGAAGTAGCCGACGGCGGCGAGCGCGTACGCGGTCCCCATCACCACCCAGTGGACGGCGTAGTGGTCCACGGCGAGGTGCGGGAACGGCGCCGACACCCGCTCGACGCCGAAGTAGAAGCCGTGGACGGGGTTCGTGAGCTTCACGGCGACGACCGCGAGGAAGACGCCGAGCGCGACCCGTCTAACCGTCGGGTCGCGGTGGACCGCCCGCCCCGTGTACGCCGAACAGAAGTACAGCCACGCGCCCACGGTCGCGATGCCGCAGACGAGTCCCACAGTGTACACCGCGACCTTGAGGTCGGTCCCGGGCGCGACGAGGAAGCCCGCCTGCGCGGCCGCCCAGCCGCCGCTGGTCACGAGTAGTGCGGCGAGCCCGCGGCGCGTGTCCGGGTCGTCGACGCGACCGACGTGCGCGAGGCCAGCGAGGCACGCCAGCGACGACGCGGCGAACACCGCGACGTAGCCGGCGAAGAGCAGTCCGGTCATGACGCAGTCTCTGCCTCGACCCGGGTGCCGACGCCGGATAGCCCTTCGGGGTGGACTACTTCCACCCCGGTTTGCGAACCTTCTTAGGCGAGCGCGCGCTACCTACCGTGGACAGAATGGCCCAGGCCGCAAACCAGGAGCTCGTCGACAGGTTCGAGGAGTTCTACCGCCGGTACTACAGCGACGACGTCGCGGAACTCGCGCGCAAGTACCCGCGCGAGACGAAGTCCCTCCACCTCGACTGGCGG
Proteins encoded in this region:
- a CDS encoding 4Fe-4S ferredoxin N-terminal domain-containing protein — its product is MPDPDDNPVSFDDDERERMERLLDDTEYDTELGVEMAKDAQRVAAGELSEAEFYRQYHDDVLEEFGEDDRELTGLLDDAGGDGFGDRLSGLADDEGLSRREVLKKGGAAAVALGLFASADAENAAAAQDDEGEGTRYGMTINLNNCDGCLACVVACNEEHNTSAGANWMYVFTYEDEDQDDENFLVRPCQHCTDSPCTKVCPVGARHTREQDGLVLTDYDICIGCRYCEVSCPYGVNYFQWGEPDVPESEIDDDHQIDERGRWVGSRPPQGVMGKCTFCVDRQDGQMGEEKVGTTACEEACAMDAIHFGDMNDPESAPNQHLREYRESQENDQSFPNRKDHTVSTFKLMEERGTDPNVHYIGNEPSPHAEQVDGPVTYEDAGIVDNRKEEVLDNGAMANTEGEEA
- the nrfD gene encoding NrfD/PsrC family molybdoenzyme membrane anchor subunit gives rise to the protein MSVDVTGVGRDTLVRPIQTFSKQYVAAFLLAVAGVGVWLFFYVQQLEHGLVVTHLGDWGSGGGVPWGLYIGAFIWWVGIAHGGIILSAAVRLLGMDDYQPVARMAELLTIAALTCAGLYILIHVGRPDRLVTSVLPAWPTRVQWSPLVWDVTVITAYFVLTATYLLLTIRYDVHRLRDRLPDRFEPLYRALLVGYSGKEDAVVERMVWWLAFAIIIMAPLLLHGGVIPWLFALLPSMAGWAGGVQGPSFLSIALTSAVSGIIIIAAAFRYAYDWQELIPEQVFYGLSKWLGFFGLLFLWLQLQQVITGIFAAPTTLQHATEVKIATPVYWVAIGLVVAAELYIFASALKASLFSIPRIVTVSVLVLVGTLIEKTLFVVEGLQHAHFQLYDAVPGVYVPSPVELSSLVGAVSIVVLFFLAVSKVIPVVELHAIEDDHEEVTE
- a CDS encoding ATP-binding protein, whose protein sequence is MTGLLFAGYVAVFAASSLACLAGLAHVGRVDDPDTRRGLAALLVTSGGWAAAQAGFLVAPGTDLKVAVYTVGLVCGIATVGAWLYFCSAYTGRAVHRDPTVRRVALGVFLAVVAVKLTNPVHGFYFGVERVSAPFPHLAVDHYAVHWVVMGTAYALAAVGYFMLFELLGQTGYDTRPLLALVAVTGLPVAADVIGASTSVLPELSYESLGVAAFALGVLFVFLDRFQAVQLAGDVEDAVVFLTDEGDVRDANERAVALFPDLDGATGQPLSAVVPAVAARLGGEQDVLELARGGETRYYQVSATPFTFGGTRVGEMVVVNDVTSEEDARRQIQRQNERLGQFASVVSHDLRNPLNVAAGRVDLERERHASEHLDAAARALDRMEQIIEGVLMLAREGEDIGERSRASLASLAETAWASVAAERATLVVDADLAFDADADRVVQLLENLYRNSVEHGGPTVTVQVGVLDDGSGFYVEDDGPGIPAEHRDGVFEMGYTTSDGTGLGLSIVDTIASAHGWDVSVTAAANSGSGARFEVRGVESAD
- a CDS encoding HalOD1 output domain-containing protein; this translates as MNVSLSSGAAGTPSNRILDAVAAQTDSDPVDLPPLYDTIDPEVLDSLVETMDNGAISFTYAGHEITVAHDGELAFSD
- a CDS encoding EamA family transporter; translation: MVGSSILVAVAALVLYGAWAVTAGVATRSVTPLNAVFVSYVAGIAVVGAYVLFTRRPVTGSRVDLAFAAVSGVCLAAGTVGFYAALARGSMPVVSAIVALYFVIPAVVGVLYFDAALSATNVAGLALAVAAVVLVAS
- a CDS encoding Mrp/NBP35 family ATP-binding protein, which produces MTTAPELRARLADVEDPLNDDDIVSMGLVNDVTVNEDTARVSLAFNAPYSPAEIDIGNDIREVVEDADLEPDLRANVGDEHGFDDEVLPGVKNVVAVASGKGGVGKTTVAANLAAGLNDRGARVGILDADVHGPNVPRILPTENEPGVTPNEDIVPPRSDGVMVMSTDHLMPDGDEPAVMRGPMVNNVMMKFINEVQWGRLDYLVVDLPPGTGDASLNLLQTLPVAGVVVVTTPQEMAVADARKGLKLFAEHDAPVLGVVENMSAYHCPNCDDVHDVFGSGGAQEIHEDYDVPVLAELPVHPDFGETGGPTIREVDSAVRDDLFEFVDATADRVGEINRRKVAEHVEERGDDVPEEADAPAGSP